One genomic window of Struthio camelus isolate bStrCam1 chromosome 1, bStrCam1.hap1, whole genome shotgun sequence includes the following:
- the GTF3A gene encoding transcription factor IIIA, which produces MAGERAAAAGARASPPGGGGGSALPARPFICSFPECDATFSKAWRLDAHLCRHTGARPYVCHYEGCGKGFTRDFHRTRHFLTHTGEKPFECIADGCNQKFGTKSNLKKHVERKHENQQKQYVCDFEGCNKSFRKHQQLKVHQCQHTNEPLFKCNHEGCGKHFTTPSRLKRHEKIHEGYACKKENCSFTGKTWTELLKHNKESHTEPIVCGECHKSFKRKDYLKQHQKTHAVEREVCRCPREGCGRTYTTIFNLQSHILSFHEEKKPFSCDYPGCGKVFAMKQSLARHTIVHDPEKRKLNLKTKRSRPKRSLASRLSGYIPPKTQPGNAAILTESKTMDKPMENEIPAVEILTLQ; this is translated from the exons ATggccggggagcgggcggcggcggcgggagcgcgcgcgtccccgcccggcggcggcggcgggagcgcgctgcccgcccggccctTCATCTGCTCCTTCCCGGAGTGCGACGCCACCTTCAGCAAGGCCTGGCGGCTGGACGCGCACCTCTGCCGGCACACGGGCGCG aggCCGTATGTGTGCCATTATGAAGGCTGCGGTAAAGGTTTCACTCGGGATTTCCACCGCACGCGACACTTTCTTACGCACACGGGTGAAAAGCCGTTCGA GTGCATAGCTGATGGATGCAATCAGAAATTTGGAACAAAATCAAACTTAAAGAAGCATGTTGAACGCAAGCATGAGAATCAACAGAAGCAATACGTG TGCGACTTTGAAGGCTGTAACAAGTCTTTTAGGAAACATCAACAACTTAAAGTTCATCAGTGCCAACACACCAATGAACCTCTCTTCAA ATGTAATCATGAAGGATGTGGAAAGCACTTTACTACTCCAAGTAGACTAAAGCGGCATGAGAAGATACATGaag GCTATGCgtgcaagaaagaaaactgctcATTTACAGGAAAAACTTGGACAGAGCTTCTAAAACATAATAAAGAAAGTCATACAG AGCCAATAGTTTGTGGCGAGTGTCACAAAAGTTTTAAACGCAAAGATTACCTCAAGCAGCATCAAAAAACAcatgctgtggagagggaagtTTGCCGATGCCCAAGAGAAGGATGTGGGAGAACTTACACAACTATATTTAATCTTCAAAGCCATATTCTCTCTTTCCATGAAGAGAAAAAGCCATTCTCTTGTGATTATCCTGGCTGTGGAAAAGTGTTTGCAATGAAG CAGAGCCTAGCAAGGCACACCATTGTACATGACccggagaagagaaagctgaacCTAAAA ACAAAGCGTTCTCGTCCTAAGAGGAGCTTAGCCTCTCGTCTGAGTGGGTACATTCCTCCTAAAACACAGCCAGGAAATGCTGCAATTCTGACAGAAAGCAAGACAATGGATAAACCTATGGAAAATGAAATACCAGCTGTTGAAATTCTGACTCTGCAGTAA
- the MTIF3 gene encoding translation initiation factor IF-3, mitochondrial, translated as MTTFFCLMKLLRQATRNENRFTKRFYGTLLAQTLQKRGFSQSSMVVPDPRKTTVFGLTKPFCTAEKTDREPKRKAAFGSVGRRIPYRILHVINQNGESLGNMHRAEALKLMDQHDLKLVLLRENAEPPVYRLMTGKQIHEEQLKRAEKKKASPKTALVQKELSFSSTIAKNDLETKTKQIAQWIEKKYHVKVTIRQTKDSNTDMFMLFDQILETVSEKATYLSKPKAIKEGVSTCVLRHMSEKELKTHQKLEKQKNSITKTDENEAPKSSEFYP; from the exons ATGACTACCTTTTTTTGTCTGATGAAACTTTTACGTCAAGCAACCAGAAATGAGAACAGATTCACAAAAAGATTCTATGGCACTCTCTTAGCACAAACCCTCCAAAAGAGAGGCTTCTCTCAGTCCTCCATGGTGGTGCCTGACCCCAGAAAGACTACTGTGTTTGGACTTACTAAACCATTTTGTACAGCTGAAAAAACTGATAGAgaaccaaaaagaaaagcagcgtTTGGAAGCGTTGGGAGGAGAATTCCATATCGGATTTTGCATGTAATCAACCAGAACGGAGAGAGCTTAGGAAATATGCACCGAGCAGAGGCACTCAAACTTATGGATCAACATGACCTGAAGCTAGTTCTGCTTCGTGAGAATGCAGAACCTCCTGTATACAGACTAATGACCGGGAAGCAGATTCATGAAGAGCAGCTTAAAcgtgcagagaagaaaaaagcaagtcCAAAAACAG CGCTGGTTCAGAAGGAGTTATCCTTTTCTTCAACTATTGCCAAGAACGACCTCGAAACCAAGACTAAACAAATAGCACAGTGGATTGAGAAGAAATACCACGTTAAAGTTACCATCCGACAAACAAAAGATAGCAATACAGACATG tTTATGCTTTTTGATCAGATTTTGGAGACTGTGTCCGAGAAAGCCACTTATCTTTCCAAGCCAAAAGCTATTAAAGAAGGAGTGAGTACCTGTGTTTTGAGACACATGTCtgaaaaagagctgaaaacacatcagaagttggaaaaacaaaaaaacagtataaCAAAGACAGATGAGAATGAAGCTCCAAAATCAAGTGAGTTCTATCCATGA